A genomic window from Rhodothermia bacterium includes:
- the maf gene encoding septum formation inhibitor Maf: protein MIHFHVPLVLASQSPRRKHLLSMLGWTFSVCPCEEEEVIPPNVSPAQVVMALATQKALFVAQKQPEALVLAADTVVVLDDVILGKPRDDNHAIEMLNTLSGRSNTVYTGICLANHTSGRIVTQVERSDVFFYPMSEQEIRRYVASGAPLDKAGAYGIQDDWGALFIERIEGDYYNVMGLPLHLLYKTLTQSFADLWQLDA, encoded by the coding sequence ATGATTCATTTTCACGTGCCATTGGTTTTGGCCTCACAATCGCCACGAAGAAAGCATCTTTTATCAATGCTCGGCTGGACTTTTTCCGTTTGCCCTTGCGAGGAGGAGGAAGTGATCCCACCCAATGTATCCCCTGCACAAGTGGTAATGGCCCTTGCAACCCAAAAAGCCCTGTTTGTTGCCCAAAAACAGCCAGAAGCCTTGGTACTAGCAGCCGATACGGTTGTGGTGTTAGATGATGTGATCTTAGGCAAACCTCGTGACGATAATCATGCGATTGAGATGCTGAACACACTTTCTGGCCGTTCTAATACCGTTTATACCGGTATTTGTTTGGCGAACCATACTTCAGGACGCATCGTCACCCAAGTAGAACGCTCTGACGTATTTTTTTACCCCATGAGCGAGCAAGAAATCAGGCGGTATGTGGCTTCTGGCGCTCCTTTAGACAAAGCAGGGGCCTATGGCATACAAGACGATTGGGGGGCTTTGTTTATAGAACGGATTGAAGGCGACTATTATAATGTGATGGGGCTTCCCTTACACCTTCTGTACAAAACACTCACCCAAAGCTTTGCAGATTTATGGCAATTGGACGCATAA
- a CDS encoding type 1 glutamine amidotransferase → MAIGRIRNILLIQVREDALTQKEEQRSFAKCCNQPTETLGVANLAAGHSLPKTTVGVEAVIIGGSSGYAAYEDYPWVPALIGFIQQCKEDHVPVFGSCWGHQFLARALGGTVVHDPLRAEMGATEVNLLPAAQSDPVFSDFFPFLRVNQGHHDRVSVLPPDGIELANNQIAPFQVFRIAGKPIYGTQFHSELDRTTISERVIRYQQHYPEIAHHLAAILDSFEDTPQAASLIQRFLSVYCP, encoded by the coding sequence ATGGCAATTGGACGCATAAGAAATATCCTACTTATCCAAGTTCGTGAAGATGCTCTCACACAAAAAGAAGAACAGCGGTCTTTTGCGAAGTGTTGCAACCAACCCACAGAGACCTTAGGCGTTGCCAATTTGGCCGCCGGACATTCGTTGCCCAAAACAACGGTTGGAGTAGAGGCCGTAATCATCGGTGGCTCCAGCGGTTATGCAGCCTATGAAGATTACCCTTGGGTTCCTGCACTCATCGGGTTTATCCAACAGTGCAAAGAGGATCATGTGCCTGTTTTTGGTTCTTGTTGGGGACACCAGTTTTTGGCGCGTGCCCTCGGTGGCACAGTGGTTCACGACCCACTCCGTGCAGAAATGGGCGCAACCGAGGTCAACCTCCTCCCAGCAGCACAATCCGATCCTGTTTTCTCGGACTTTTTTCCGTTTCTTCGGGTAAATCAAGGCCACCACGACCGCGTTTCTGTTCTTCCGCCTGATGGTATTGAATTAGCCAACAACCAAATAGCGCCTTTTCAGGTGTTTAGAATTGCCGGAAAGCCCATTTATGGCACGCAATTCCACAGTGAATTAGACCGCACCACCATTTCCGAGCGGGTAATTCGCTACCAACAGCACTATCCCGAAATTGCACACCACTTGGCCGCAATCTTAGATTCCTTCGAGGATACCCCACAAGCGGCCAGTCTCATACAACGGTTTTTATCGGTCTATTGTCCATAA